The Acidobacteriota bacterium genome has a segment encoding these proteins:
- a CDS encoding ABC transporter permease, with product MKLQIVRETFRMALDSLRTNKLRSLLTILGIVIGVMTVIGMVSVIQGLNKSFLSELQSAGSDIIIITKNEAVQMGRRSEEERTRKDLTFDDVRALQQDATLARAVAVSVNVSPFDQVEIKYRNAKSDSAIVIGMNDKWPAVMSLYLPRLGRFITEGEVARSAPVCVLGSELADVLFPTTNPVGKEIRVGPAAFTVVGVLAKRGQMFGQSRDNFVGLPITTLMKHFSYDKEALEIIAAPRQPDTLQETIEQISGVLRQRRKVPYGKPNDFSVMTQDSMVDLYNQLTGAAYLVMIVISSIGLLVGGIGVMNIMLVSVKERTREIGIRKAIGARSGDILKQFLIEAIVLTGAGGLIGVLAGFAIALTVKAATPLPATVSPWSVALGLSVSAAIGLFFGLVPARKAARMDPIVSLRYE from the coding sequence ATGAAGCTCCAGATCGTCCGCGAGACCTTCCGCATGGCCCTGGACTCCCTGCGGACCAACAAGCTCCGCTCGCTCCTGACCATCCTCGGCATAGTCATCGGGGTCATGACCGTCATCGGCATGGTCTCCGTCATCCAGGGGCTCAACAAGAGCTTCCTCTCGGAGCTCCAGTCGGCCGGCTCGGATATCATCATCATCACCAAGAACGAGGCCGTCCAGATGGGCCGCCGCTCCGAGGAGGAGCGGACGCGCAAGGACCTGACCTTCGACGACGTCCGGGCCCTCCAGCAGGACGCGACGCTGGCCAGGGCCGTCGCGGTCAGCGTCAACGTCAGCCCGTTCGACCAGGTCGAGATCAAGTACCGGAACGCCAAGAGCGACTCGGCCATCGTCATCGGCATGAACGACAAGTGGCCCGCGGTCATGTCGCTCTACCTGCCGCGCCTGGGCCGGTTCATCACCGAGGGCGAGGTCGCCCGCAGCGCCCCGGTCTGCGTCCTGGGCTCCGAGCTGGCCGACGTCCTGTTCCCGACGACGAACCCGGTCGGCAAGGAGATCCGGGTCGGGCCGGCGGCCTTCACCGTCGTCGGCGTCCTGGCCAAGCGGGGCCAGATGTTCGGCCAGAGCCGGGACAACTTCGTCGGGCTGCCCATCACGACGCTGATGAAGCATTTCAGCTACGACAAGGAGGCCCTCGAGATCATCGCCGCGCCGCGCCAGCCGGACACCCTCCAGGAGACGATCGAGCAGATCAGCGGGGTCCTCCGCCAGCGGCGCAAGGTGCCCTACGGCAAGCCCAACGACTTCTCCGTCATGACCCAGGATTCGATGGTCGATCTCTACAACCAGCTGACCGGCGCGGCCTACCTGGTCATGATCGTCATCTCCTCGATCGGCCTGCTCGTCGGCGGCATCGGGGTCATGAATATCATGCTCGTCTCGGTCAAGGAGCGGACCCGCGAGATCGGCATCCGCAAGGCCATCGGGGCCCGCTCGGGCGACATCCTGAAGCAGTTCCTGATCGAGGCCATCGTCCTGACCGGGGCCGGCGGCCTGATCGGCGTCCTGGCCGGGTTCGCGATCGCCCTGACGGTCAAGGCCGCGACGCCGCTGCCGGCGACGGTCTCGCCCTGGTCGGTCGCGCTCGGCCTCTCGGTCTCGGCCGCGATCGGCCTGTTCTTCGGCCTGGTCCCGGCCCGCAAGGCCGCCCGCATGGACCCGATAGTTTCCCTCCGCTACGAGTAG
- a CDS encoding ABC transporter permease: MAKLQVGESLGMALDSLWANKLRSFLTLLGIIIGVLTIIAVVSVIQGLNNYVYTKMSFYGANDFSVQKFSMIGTSLKEFKEQLKRKDITLVERDLIRANCPSCGLVGASDSSSATVKYGSQSLKGTEVRGVTYLDHEIGSVVELTSGRHLQSMDETNSRSVCVIGADIAEKVFGGLDPLGRWLKVGSRDFQVIGVAKKKGKILGYSQDNFVRVPITTFMKVYGSRRSISINIHTDSQEAMARAQEEVRTVLRSWRKRGYNDPDDFSFATSETFIQFYKTATSGIYFAMIAVSSIALIVGGIVIMNIMFVSVSERKKEIGVRMAVGARRRDILFQFLIESAVISGVGGFIGIVLGFLVARIVSAATSMPSSVEPVSIVLAMIMSWSIGLFFGIYPANRAAKLDPVEALRAEL, translated from the coding sequence ATGGCCAAGCTGCAGGTCGGCGAATCGCTCGGGATGGCCCTCGATTCCCTGTGGGCCAACAAGCTGCGCAGCTTCCTGACCCTGCTCGGCATCATCATCGGCGTCCTGACCATCATCGCCGTCGTCTCGGTCATCCAGGGCCTCAACAACTACGTCTACACGAAGATGTCCTTCTACGGGGCCAACGACTTCTCCGTCCAGAAGTTCTCGATGATCGGGACATCGCTCAAGGAATTCAAGGAGCAGCTGAAGCGGAAGGACATAACCCTGGTCGAGCGCGACCTCATCCGGGCCAACTGCCCGTCCTGCGGGCTCGTCGGCGCCTCGGACTCTTCGAGCGCGACGGTCAAGTACGGCAGCCAGTCCCTCAAGGGGACCGAGGTCCGCGGCGTGACCTACCTGGACCACGAGATCGGCTCGGTCGTCGAGCTCACCTCGGGCCGCCACCTGCAGAGCATGGACGAGACCAACTCCCGGTCCGTCTGCGTCATCGGCGCCGACATCGCCGAGAAGGTCTTCGGCGGGCTCGATCCCCTCGGCCGCTGGCTCAAGGTCGGCAGCCGCGATTTCCAGGTCATCGGCGTGGCCAAGAAGAAGGGCAAGATCCTGGGCTACAGCCAGGACAACTTCGTCCGCGTCCCGATCACGACCTTCATGAAGGTCTACGGATCGCGGCGCTCCATCAGCATCAACATCCACACGGATTCGCAGGAGGCGATGGCCCGGGCCCAGGAAGAGGTCCGGACCGTGCTCCGCTCCTGGCGCAAGCGCGGCTACAACGACCCGGACGACTTCTCCTTCGCCACCTCGGAGACCTTCATCCAGTTCTACAAGACGGCCACCTCGGGCATCTACTTCGCCATGATCGCCGTCTCCTCGATCGCCCTCATCGTCGGCGGCATCGTCATCATGAACATCATGTTCGTCTCCGTGTCCGAGCGGAAGAAGGAGATCGGCGTGCGCATGGCCGTGGGGGCGCGGCGGCGTGATATCCTGTTCCAGTTCCTCATCGAATCGGCGGTCATCTCCGGCGTCGGCGGCTTCATCGGCATCGTCCTCGGCTTCCTGGTCGCCAGGATCGTCTCCGCGGCGACCTCGATGCCCTCGAGCGTCGAGCCCGTCTCGATCGTCCTGGCCATGATTATGTCCTGGTCGATCGGCCTGTTCTTCGGCATCTATCCGGCCAACCGGGCGGCTAAGCTCGACCCGGTCGAGGCCCTGAGGGCCGAGCTATGA
- a CDS encoding pseudouridine synthase: METRLNKFLAHAGVCSRREADRWIAEGRVRVNGRVVQELGEKIDPARDRVVAGGKPVRAEEEKLVYILLNKPAGRVVSVKDPFGRPTVLDLLGRLAVRVYPVGRLDLDTEGALLLTNDGDLALKLTHPRYGVTKTYEARVEGEPREEDLDKVRHGLFLEGRRTAPARVTLLRRGHRAATLKVDIHEGRKREIRKLFEAVGYPVESLVRVDFAGLTLDGLKTGEWRYLRAAEVQRLKRLAGTAPAR; the protein is encoded by the coding sequence ATGGAGACGCGTCTCAACAAGTTCCTGGCCCACGCCGGGGTCTGCTCGCGGCGCGAGGCCGACCGCTGGATCGCCGAGGGGCGGGTCCGCGTCAACGGACGGGTCGTCCAGGAGCTCGGGGAGAAGATCGATCCGGCCCGGGACCGGGTCGTGGCCGGCGGGAAGCCGGTCCGGGCCGAGGAGGAGAAGCTCGTCTATATCCTGCTCAACAAGCCGGCCGGCCGGGTCGTCAGCGTCAAGGACCCGTTCGGGCGGCCGACGGTCCTCGATCTCCTCGGCCGCCTGGCGGTCCGGGTCTATCCCGTCGGCCGGCTCGACCTCGACACCGAGGGGGCCCTGCTTCTGACCAACGACGGCGACCTGGCCCTGAAGCTGACCCATCCCCGCTACGGCGTGACGAAGACCTACGAGGCGCGGGTCGAAGGCGAGCCCCGCGAGGAGGACCTCGACAAGGTCCGGCACGGTCTCTTCCTGGAAGGGCGGCGGACGGCCCCGGCGCGGGTGACGCTCCTCCGGCGCGGCCACCGCGCCGCGACGCTGAAGGTCGACATCCATGAGGGCCGGAAGCGGGAGATCCGGAAGCTGTTCGAGGCCGTCGGCTATCCCGTCGAAAGCCTGGTGCGCGTCGATTTCGCCGGCCTGACCCTTGATGGGCTCAAGACCGGCGAGTGGCGCTATCTGCGCGCCGCCGAGGTCCAGCGGCTGAAACGGCTCGCCGGGACGGCGCCGGCCCGCTAG
- a CDS encoding alanyl-tRNA editing protein produces the protein MSETRRLYFDDACLLEFDAEVVERREHEGRPAVVLDRTAFYPESGGQPWDRGTLGGVPVLQVLDLEGAILHVLDGPAPEGRVHGAVDRAVRFDHMQQHTGQHVLSQAFWELLKGETRSFHMGPDLSTLEIGLPKIGDADCDRVEDRANAVVWEDRQVKTYFVPEERIGEVPLRRPPKKQGLLRVVEVDGFDYSACGGTHVRRTGEIGLIRLGGVEKIRGNLRFEFLCGGRALCDYRAKDRTVRKLAASFSCAAADVGGQVERNSAESKALKKRARRLEERLAAFEAAEIVRAAPGRVVAGVLEDKTPEEARFLALNIVRRGDFAVAYGASGESQGHVILARAESLKADLRQAVPAVAAVVPVKGGGGPSLVELVTADKSRLGAAVEAAARWLAENA, from the coding sequence ATGAGCGAAACGAGAAGGCTGTACTTCGACGACGCCTGTCTTCTGGAGTTCGACGCCGAGGTCGTCGAGCGGCGCGAGCACGAGGGCCGGCCGGCCGTCGTGCTCGACCGGACCGCCTTCTACCCCGAGTCCGGCGGCCAGCCCTGGGACCGCGGCACGCTCGGCGGCGTCCCCGTCCTCCAGGTCCTCGATCTCGAGGGCGCCATCCTTCATGTCCTCGACGGCCCCGCTCCCGAGGGCCGCGTCCACGGCGCCGTCGACCGGGCCGTCCGCTTCGACCACATGCAGCAGCACACCGGCCAGCACGTCCTGTCCCAGGCCTTCTGGGAGCTGCTCAAGGGCGAAACGCGCTCCTTCCATATGGGCCCCGACCTCTCCACGCTGGAGATCGGCCTGCCGAAGATCGGCGACGCCGACTGCGACCGGGTCGAGGACCGGGCCAACGCCGTCGTCTGGGAGGACCGCCAGGTCAAGACCTATTTCGTCCCGGAGGAGCGGATCGGCGAGGTGCCCCTGCGGCGGCCCCCGAAGAAGCAGGGCCTTCTCCGGGTCGTCGAGGTCGACGGCTTCGATTATTCGGCCTGCGGCGGCACCCACGTCCGGCGGACGGGCGAGATCGGCCTGATCAGGCTCGGCGGCGTCGAGAAGATCCGGGGCAACCTCCGCTTCGAGTTCCTCTGCGGCGGCCGGGCCCTCTGCGACTACCGGGCCAAGGACCGGACGGTCCGGAAGCTGGCGGCGTCGTTCTCCTGCGCCGCGGCGGACGTCGGCGGGCAGGTCGAGAGGAACTCCGCCGAGAGCAAGGCCCTCAAGAAACGGGCCCGCCGGCTGGAGGAGCGCCTGGCGGCTTTCGAGGCCGCCGAGATCGTCCGGGCCGCTCCGGGGCGCGTCGTCGCCGGGGTCCTCGAGGACAAGACCCCCGAGGAAGCCCGCTTCCTGGCCCTCAACATCGTCAGGAGGGGCGATTTCGCCGTGGCCTACGGCGCCTCGGGCGAGAGCCAGGGGCATGTCATCCTGGCCCGGGCCGAGTCCCTGAAGGCGGACCTGCGCCAGGCCGTGCCGGCCGTGGCCGCCGTCGTCCCGGTCAAAGGCGGGGGAGGCCCGTCGCTCGTCGAGCTCGTCACCGCGGACAAGAGCCGGCTCGGCGCGGCCGTCGAGGCCGCGGCCCGCTGGCTGGCGGAAAACGCCTGA
- a CDS encoding ATP-binding protein: MRTKNGFPELAADQLRWTCCPDLVPVRSSDEALACKKIIGQERALRAIQTGLDIKSLGYNIFITGMVGTGRTTTVKQLLDQLEKGDRTPEDILYVNNFKYPDEPVLVTLPAGRGKAFGEAMTKLIDMLRTNIPHLLKSPYYSEKRDAIIESQQKKQRDLLQGFEEKVAAQGFSVIQVQMGLFTRPDLIPVIEGQPIPFAKIESLVKEKKLPKETLETLRAKYQELTSELEAVFERLKEIDEETRDLLRSWDEECISPVVRGAIDDIRAKFDGPKISAYLEEVEKALVKSLESLKAQKKGDDDKEPVDGFTEYRVNLLVDNSDQKGAPVVIETNPSYVNLFGSIESAMTRIGLSQTDFTMIKAGSFLKANGGYLVVNALDALVESGVWTTLKRTLRNQVFEIQNYLQMYLFSSPRLKPEPIRADVKVIMIGDSYIYNLLYAQDEDFKKIFKIKAEFDSEMPKDERSFADYVRFVKKICDEDGLLPIDQDGLAALIEYSTRIAGRQKKLSTRFHVIADVVRESSYWARRRKKDSVGREDIEQAVDERFERVSLIEDKIQEMIEEGTILIDTGGAVVGQVNGLSVYDMGQFMFGKPARITARTGMGRGGVINIDREADLSGPTHNKGVLILGGYLRGKYARKRPMSLTASLAFEQSYGGVDGDSASSTEVYAILSSLSGLPLRQDIAVTGSLNQRGEIQPIGGVNEKIEGFFDVCRAKGLTGTQGVVIPRQNVENLMLRSDVVAAVREGKFHVHAVGTIDEGIEILTGVEAGAADADGNYPDGTVHGLVDLELQRLARGMKEFAAPAEKGESGPEARK; encoded by the coding sequence CGGCACCGGCCGGACGACCACGGTCAAGCAGCTGCTCGACCAGCTCGAGAAGGGCGACCGGACGCCCGAGGACATCCTCTACGTCAACAATTTCAAGTACCCCGACGAGCCCGTCCTCGTCACGCTGCCGGCCGGCCGGGGCAAGGCCTTCGGCGAGGCCATGACCAAGCTCATCGACATGCTGCGGACGAACATCCCCCACCTCCTGAAGAGCCCCTACTATTCCGAGAAGCGGGACGCCATCATCGAGTCCCAGCAGAAGAAGCAGCGGGACCTGCTGCAGGGGTTCGAGGAGAAGGTCGCCGCGCAGGGCTTCTCCGTCATCCAGGTCCAGATGGGCCTGTTCACCCGGCCCGACCTCATCCCCGTCATCGAGGGCCAGCCCATCCCCTTCGCCAAGATCGAGAGCCTGGTCAAGGAGAAGAAGCTCCCCAAGGAGACCCTCGAGACGCTGCGGGCGAAGTACCAGGAGCTGACGTCCGAGCTCGAGGCCGTCTTCGAGCGCCTCAAGGAGATCGACGAGGAGACCCGGGACCTGCTCCGGAGCTGGGACGAGGAATGCATCTCGCCGGTCGTCCGCGGCGCCATCGACGACATCCGGGCCAAGTTCGACGGGCCGAAGATCTCGGCCTACCTCGAGGAGGTCGAGAAGGCCCTGGTCAAGTCCCTGGAGTCCCTCAAGGCCCAGAAGAAGGGCGACGACGACAAGGAGCCCGTGGACGGCTTCACCGAATACCGGGTCAACCTGCTGGTCGACAACTCGGACCAGAAGGGCGCTCCGGTGGTCATCGAGACCAACCCGAGCTACGTCAACCTCTTCGGCTCGATCGAATCGGCCATGACCCGCATCGGCCTGAGCCAGACCGACTTCACCATGATCAAGGCCGGCTCCTTTCTCAAGGCCAACGGCGGCTACCTCGTCGTCAACGCCCTCGACGCCCTGGTCGAGTCCGGCGTCTGGACGACCCTCAAGCGGACCCTGCGCAACCAGGTCTTCGAGATCCAGAACTACCTCCAGATGTACCTGTTCTCCAGCCCCCGCCTGAAGCCGGAGCCCATCCGGGCCGACGTCAAGGTGATCATGATCGGCGACTCCTATATCTACAACCTTCTCTACGCCCAGGACGAGGACTTCAAGAAGATCTTCAAGATCAAGGCCGAGTTCGACTCGGAGATGCCCAAGGACGAGAGGTCCTTCGCCGATTACGTCCGCTTCGTCAAGAAGATCTGCGACGAGGACGGCCTTCTGCCCATCGACCAGGACGGCCTCGCGGCCCTCATCGAGTACTCCACCCGCATCGCCGGCCGCCAGAAGAAGCTGTCGACGCGGTTCCATGTCATCGCCGACGTCGTCCGGGAGTCGAGCTACTGGGCCCGCCGGCGGAAGAAGGACTCCGTCGGGCGGGAGGACATCGAGCAGGCCGTCGACGAGCGCTTCGAACGGGTCAGCCTGATCGAGGACAAGATCCAGGAGATGATCGAGGAGGGCACGATCCTCATCGACACCGGGGGCGCCGTGGTCGGCCAGGTCAACGGCCTGTCGGTCTACGACATGGGCCAGTTCATGTTCGGCAAGCCGGCCCGCATCACGGCCCGGACGGGCATGGGCCGCGGCGGCGTCATCAACATCGATCGGGAGGCCGACCTGAGCGGCCCGACGCACAACAAGGGCGTCCTCATCCTGGGCGGATACCTGCGGGGCAAGTACGCCCGCAAGCGGCCGATGTCGCTGACGGCCTCCTTGGCCTTCGAGCAGTCCTACGGCGGCGTCGACGGCGACAGCGCATCTTCGACCGAGGTCTACGCCATCCTCTCGAGCCTCTCGGGCCTGCCCCTGCGCCAGGACATCGCCGTCACCGGCTCGCTCAACCAGCGGGGCGAGATCCAGCCGATCGGCGGGGTCAACGAGAAGATCGAGGGCTTCTTCGACGTCTGCCGGGCCAAGGGCCTGACCGGGACCCAGGGGGTCGTCATCCCCCGCCAGAACGTCGAGAACCTGATGCTCCGGTCCGACGTCGTCGCCGCGGTCCGCGAGGGCAAGTTCCACGTCCACGCGGTCGGGACGATCGACGAGGGGATCGAGATCCTGACCGGCGTCGAGGCGGGCGCGGCCGACGCGGACGGGAACTATCCGGACGGGACGGTCCACGGCCTGGTCGACCTGGAGCTGCAGAGGCTGGCCAGGGGAATGAAGGAATTCGCGGCCCCGGCCGAGAAGGGGGAAAGCGGCCCGGAGGCCAGGAAGTAG
- the rnhC gene encoding ribonuclease HIII encodes MGAGLFSPEPGRVGSDESGKGDFFGPLVIAAFFLPEGQDGVLRELGVKDSKRTSDARCREIAAELKRGYPFHSVVTVGPEKYNELWGKMHNLNRLLAWGHARAIENVLERVPAGKAITDQFGDERFVRNALLQKGREIELVQMPRAEEDLAVAAASILARAEFLARLGALSREAGIELPKGASDQVEAAAVKLVRAKGPDILARFAKTHFKTTVRVLAAAGADRLV; translated from the coding sequence ATGGGCGCCGGGCTCTTCTCTCCCGAGCCCGGGCGCGTCGGTTCGGACGAATCGGGCAAGGGCGACTTCTTCGGGCCGCTGGTCATCGCCGCCTTCTTCCTGCCCGAAGGCCAGGACGGGGTCCTGCGCGAGCTCGGGGTCAAGGACTCCAAGCGGACCTCGGACGCCCGCTGCCGCGAGATCGCCGCGGAGCTCAAGCGGGGCTACCCCTTCCATTCGGTCGTGACCGTCGGTCCGGAGAAATACAACGAGCTCTGGGGCAAGATGCATAACCTCAACCGGCTGCTGGCCTGGGGCCATGCCCGGGCCATCGAGAACGTCCTCGAGCGCGTGCCGGCGGGCAAGGCCATCACCGACCAGTTCGGCGACGAGCGCTTCGTCCGCAACGCCCTGCTCCAGAAGGGCCGCGAGATCGAGCTCGTCCAGATGCCGCGGGCCGAGGAGGACCTGGCCGTCGCGGCCGCCTCCATCCTGGCCCGGGCCGAGTTCCTGGCCCGGCTCGGCGCCCTGTCGCGGGAGGCCGGGATCGAGCTGCCGAAGGGCGCGTCCGACCAGGTCGAGGCCGCGGCCGTGAAGCTCGTTCGGGCGAAAGGGCCGGACATCCTGGCCAGGTTCGCCAAGACCCATTTCAAGACGACCGTCCGCGTCCTGGCCGCGGCAGGCGCCGACCGGCTCGTCTGA
- a CDS encoding amidohydrolase — translation MKRTSCVAAMILALAAATACAKAPEANMVDLVLINGKVWTGEASRPWAQAVAVRGGTIVDVGTTAALKGLAAGAKVVDLGGALVLPGFIDSHTHFLEGGFALRRIQLREARSREDFVARIAAKAKELGPGRWILNGDWDHQQFSPVELPRRDWIDAVTPDNPVCVCRLDEHMILANSLALKLAGVTKDTPAPPGGEILKDPATGEPTGILKDTAMDLVYAKVPEPTPDERLEAAETAVRHAAQNGVTSVCEMADARSFETFRELERRGRLSTRVSVYIPITEVDVLARLKIKPPLGDAYLQLAGLKGFVDGSLGSSTAYFFEPYADDPKTSGLLNGQMFPPGVMERRILEADRAGLQLAVHAIGDRAVSMLLDMVEKAVAVNGPRDRRWRVEHAQHQRPADIARFGRLGLAASVQPYHAIDDGRWAESKIGPERVKTAYPFESLRRAGAVLAFGSDWTVAPLSPILGIYAAATRRTLDGKNPGGWVPAEKVSVEEAVRAYTVNGAWAQFAEAAKGTIAPGKAADLVVLDRDIFTIPAEEIERTSVRMTIFDGRVVYGKD, via the coding sequence ATGAAGAGAACGAGCTGCGTGGCAGCGATGATCCTGGCCCTGGCGGCCGCGACGGCCTGCGCCAAGGCACCGGAGGCGAACATGGTGGACCTGGTTCTGATCAACGGCAAGGTCTGGACCGGCGAGGCGTCCCGGCCCTGGGCCCAGGCCGTGGCCGTCCGCGGCGGTACGATCGTCGACGTCGGCACGACGGCGGCATTGAAGGGCCTGGCTGCCGGGGCCAAGGTCGTCGATCTCGGCGGGGCGCTGGTCCTGCCCGGCTTCATCGACAGCCATACCCACTTCCTGGAGGGCGGCTTCGCCCTGCGGCGCATCCAGCTCCGCGAAGCCCGGAGCCGCGAGGACTTCGTCGCCCGCATCGCCGCCAAGGCGAAGGAGCTCGGGCCGGGCCGCTGGATCCTGAACGGCGACTGGGACCATCAGCAGTTCAGCCCGGTGGAGCTGCCGCGCAGGGACTGGATCGACGCCGTGACCCCCGACAACCCCGTCTGCGTCTGCCGCCTCGACGAGCACATGATCCTGGCCAACAGCCTGGCCCTCAAGCTGGCTGGCGTCACGAAGGACACGCCGGCGCCGCCGGGCGGGGAGATCCTCAAGGACCCGGCGACCGGCGAGCCGACCGGCATCCTCAAGGACACGGCCATGGACCTGGTTTACGCCAAGGTGCCCGAGCCGACCCCGGACGAGCGGCTCGAGGCCGCCGAGACCGCCGTGCGCCACGCGGCCCAAAACGGCGTCACCTCGGTCTGCGAGATGGCCGACGCGCGGAGCTTCGAGACCTTCCGGGAGCTGGAGCGGCGCGGGCGTCTCTCGACCCGCGTCAGCGTCTATATCCCCATCACCGAGGTCGACGTCCTGGCCCGGCTGAAGATCAAGCCGCCGCTCGGCGACGCCTATCTCCAGCTGGCCGGGCTCAAGGGTTTCGTGGACGGCTCCCTGGGCTCGTCCACGGCCTATTTCTTCGAGCCCTATGCGGACGACCCGAAGACCTCGGGCCTGCTCAACGGCCAGATGTTCCCGCCGGGCGTCATGGAGCGGCGCATCCTCGAGGCCGACCGCGCCGGGCTGCAGCTGGCCGTCCACGCCATCGGCGACCGGGCCGTCAGCATGCTCCTCGACATGGTCGAGAAGGCGGTTGCCGTCAATGGCCCGCGGGACCGGCGCTGGCGGGTCGAGCACGCCCAGCACCAGCGGCCGGCCGATATCGCCCGGTTCGGGCGGCTCGGGCTCGCGGCCTCCGTGCAGCCCTATCACGCCATCGACGACGGCCGCTGGGCCGAGAGCAAGATCGGGCCCGAACGGGTCAAGACGGCCTACCCCTTCGAGTCCCTGCGCCGGGCCGGGGCGGTCCTGGCCTTCGGCTCCGACTGGACGGTCGCGCCGCTGAGCCCCATCCTGGGCATCTACGCCGCGGCGACGCGCCGCACGCTCGACGGCAAGAACCCGGGCGGCTGGGTCCCGGCCGAGAAGGTCTCCGTCGAGGAGGCCGTCCGGGCCTACACCGTGAACGGCGCCTGGGCCCAGTTCGCCGAGGCGGCGAAGGGCACGATCGCGCCGGGGAAGGCCGCCGACCTGGTCGTCCTCGACCGCGACATCTTCACCATCCCGGCCGAGGAGATCGAGCGGACCTCGGTCCGGATGACCATTTTCGACGGCCGCGTCGTCTACGGGAAGGACTGA
- the efp gene encoding elongation factor P: MIDATQIRKGMIIIMDGTLWRVMEMQLITPGRWKAMVQTKLRNILNGSQTEHRFRSEERLEQARLDELEMEFLYEQGGEYVFMNLENYEQVSLGAETIGEAVKYLKANTVIEVEMYEGKPVGLNLPRTMDFKVLSTEPRLQGATKTALYKPAVIETGATVQVPEFIKEGDVIRIDTQDDKYLGRA; encoded by the coding sequence ATGATCGATGCGACCCAGATCCGCAAAGGAATGATCATCATCATGGACGGCACCCTCTGGCGGGTGATGGAGATGCAGCTCATCACGCCCGGCCGGTGGAAGGCCATGGTCCAGACGAAGCTGCGCAACATCCTCAACGGCTCCCAGACCGAGCACCGCTTCCGCTCCGAGGAGCGGCTCGAACAGGCCCGCCTCGACGAGCTGGAGATGGAGTTCCTCTACGAGCAGGGCGGCGAGTACGTCTTCATGAACCTGGAGAACTACGAGCAGGTCTCGCTCGGCGCCGAGACCATCGGCGAGGCCGTCAAGTACCTCAAGGCGAACACGGTCATCGAGGTCGAGATGTACGAGGGCAAGCCGGTCGGACTCAACCTGCCCCGGACCATGGACTTCAAGGTCCTCAGCACCGAGCCCCGGTTGCAGGGCGCGACCAAGACGGCCCTCTACAAGCCGGCCGTCATCGAGACCGGCGCGACCGTCCAGGTGCCGGAGTTCATCAAGGAAGGCGACGTCATCCGCATCGACACGCAGGACGACAAGTACCTCGGCCGGGCCTGA